In the genome of Oncorhynchus nerka isolate Pitt River linkage group LG4, Oner_Uvic_2.0, whole genome shotgun sequence, the window gctaccgatacagagtcaatgtggaggctatatactgtatagggggtaccgatacagagtcaatgtggaggctatatactgtatagggggtaccgatacagagtcaatgtggaggctatatactgtataggggtaccgatacagagtcaatgtggaggctatatactgtatagggggtaccgatacagagtcaatgtggaggctatatactgtataggggtaccgatacagagtcaatgtggaggctatatactgtataggggaaccgatacagagtcaatgtggaggctatatactgtatagggggtaccgatacagagtcaatgtggaggctatatactgtatagggggtaccgatacagagtcaatgtggaggctatatactgtatagggggtaccgatacagagtcaatgtggaggctatatactgtataggggtaccgatacagagtcaatgtggaggctatatactgtatagggggtaccgatacagagtcaatgtggaggctatatactgtatagggggtaccgatacagagtcaatgtggaggctatatactgtataggggtaccgatacagagtcaatgtggaggctatatactgtataggggtaccgatacagagtcaatgtggaggctatatactgtatagggggtaccgatacagagtcaatgtggaggctatatactgtataggggtaccgatacagagtcaatgtggaggctatatactgtataggggtaccgatacagagtcaatgtggaggctatatactgtatagggggtaccgatacagagtcaatgtggaggctatatactgtataggggtaccgatacagagtcaatgtggaggctatatactgtatagggggtaccgatacagagtcaatgtggaggctatatactgtatagggggtaccgatacagagtcaatgtggaggctatatactgtatagggggtaccgatacagagtcaatgtggaggctatatactgtatagggggtaccgatacagagtcaatgtggaggctatatactgtatagggggtaccgatacagagtcaatgtggaggctatatactgtatagggggtaccgatacagagtcaatgtggaggctatatactgtataggggtaccgatacagagtcaatgtggaggctatatactgtatagggggtaccgatacagagtcaatgtggaggctatatactgtataggggtaccgatacagagtcaatgtggaggctatatactgtatagggggtaccgatacagagtcaatgtggaggctatatactgtataggggtaccgatacagagtcaatgtggaggctatatactgtaggggggtaccgatacagagtcaatgtggaggctatatactgtatagggggtaccgatacagagtcaatgtggaggctatatactgtataggggtAGTCCGTGGagctatacagagtcaatgtggaggctatatactgtatagggggtaccgatacagagtcaatgtggaggctatatactgtataggggtaccgatacagagtcaatgtggaggctatatactgtatagtcaatgggaaccgatacagagtcaatgtggaggctatatactgtataggggtaccgatacagagtcaatgtggaggctatatactgtataggggtaccgatacagagtcaatgtggaggctatatactgtatagggggtaccgatacagagtcaatgtggaggctatatactgtatagggggtaccgatacagagtcaatgtggaggctatatactgtataggggaaccgatacagagtcaatgtggaggctatatactgtataggggtaccgatacagagtcaatgtggaggctatatactgtatagggggtaccgatacagagtcaatgtggaggctatatactgtatagggggtaccgatacagagtcaatgtggaggctatatactgtatagggggtaccgatacagagtcaatgtggaggctatatactgtatagggggtaccgatacagagtcaatgtggaggctatatactgtatagggggtaccgatacagagtcaatgtggaggctatatactgtataggggtaccgatacagagtcaatgtggaggctatatactgtatagggggtaccgatacagagtcaatgtggaggctatatactgtacagagtcaatgggctatatactgtataggggtaccgatacagagtcaatgtggaggctatatactgtatagggggtaccgatacagagtcaatgtggaggctatatactgtatagggggtaccgatacagagtcaatgtggaggctatatactgtataggggtaccgatacagagtcaatgtggaggctatatactgtataggggtaccgatacagagtcaatgtggaggctatatactgtataggggtaccgatacagagtcaatgtggaggctatatactgtatagaggggtaccgatacagagtcaatgtggaggctatatactgtataggggtaccgatacagagtcaatgtggaggctatatactgtatagggggtaccgatacagagtcaatgtggaggctatatactgtatagggggtaccgatacagagtcaatgtggaggctatatactgtatagggggtaccgatacagagtcaatgtggaggctatatactgtataggggaaccgatacagagtcaatgtggaggctatatactgtataggggtaccgatacagagtcaatgtggaggctatatactgtatagggggtaccgatacagagtcaatgtggaggctatatactgtataggggtaccgatacagagtcaatgtggaggctatatactgtatagggggtaccgatacagagtcaatgtggaggctatatactgtatagggggtaccgatacagagtcaatgtggaggctatatactgtatagggggtaccgatacagagtcaatgtggaggctatatactgtatagggggtaccgatacagagtcaatgtggaggctatatactgtataggggtaccgatacagagtcaatgtggaggctatatactgtatagggggtaccgatacagagtcaatgtggaggctatatactgtataggggtaccgatacagagtcaatgtggaggctatatactgtataggggtaccgatacagagtcaatgtggaggctatatactgtataggggtaccgatacagagtcaatgtggaggctatatactgtatagggggtaccgatacagagtcaatgtggaggctatatactgtataggggtaccgatacagagtcaatgtggaggctatatactgtataggggtaccgatacagagtcaatgtggaggctatatactgtatagggggtaccgatacagagtcaatgtggaggctatatactgtataggggtaccgatacagagtcaatgtggaggctatatactgtataggggtaccgatacagagtcaatgtggaggctatatactgtatagggggtaccgatacagagtcaatgtggaggctatatactgtatagggggtaccgatacagagtcaatgtggaggctatatactgtatagggggtaccgatacagagtcaatgtggaggctatatactgtatagggggtaccgatacagagtcaatgtggaggctatatactgtataggggtaccgatacagagtcaatgtggaggctatatactgtatagggggtaccgatacagagtcaatgtggaggctatatactgtatagggggtaccgatacagagtcaatgtggaggctatatactgtatagggggtaccgatacagagtcaatgtggaggctatatactgtatagggggtaccgatacagagtcaatgtggaggctatatactgtatagggggtaccgatacagagtcaatgtggaggctatatactgtatagggggtaccgatacagagtcaatgtgcgggggcaccggctAGTCcagataattgaggtaatatgtacatgtgacTAAGTGATTCATCGACTAACTCATCGTGTCTATAGTCAATCTATgctatttctttgttttgacaCAACACCTGACACTGATGTTCAGGACTGAGCTGGCAGTGGATAAAACCAAgcggaagaagaggagagagttgacTGAGGAGCAAAAGCTTGAAATCAAAGAGGCGTTTGAGCTGTTTGACACAGACAAAGACAAAGAGATAGATTACCATGAACTCAAGGTAAACGTCTACCTACAAGTTACCTTATAAATGTACTAGTATTCTGGTGTCCGTCTGCTGTCTAATATGACAGGAAAAGTATCATTCttaactctcttcctctctctcacccaaaGGTGGCAATGAGAGCTCTGGGTTTTGAGGTGAAGAAAGTGGATGTGCTGAAGATACTAAAAGATTACAACAGAGAAGGCAATGGCAAAATAACTTTTGATGACTTTAATGAAGTCGGTAAGTTCCTGCTGTGTTTAATTTCATGTTGTATAATTACACACTATTGGAATAGTTCCATGCCTGATATTAGTGTACATTCCCTTTGTTGGTGTGTGCCTTTATCAATGCTGCACACTTTCTACTCCTCCTGTATTCCCCCTCATAATCCCCCCttacctcttccctgtctactgtacccACATGGAAGAGGTAGAGACCCTGAATGATCTCTGATTGGACAAAATATGATATGTAGAGCAGACATGcttctctgtactgtaagggatCATATCAACTCGATTCACTGAATGTAACCCTCTGTGTTTATCCATGTTATTTGTCTCAGTGACAGACCGTATGCTACAGCGGGACCCTAAGGAGGAGATCCTGAAGGCCTTTAAGCTGTTTGATGATGACGACTCAGGGAGGATCAGCATGAGGAACCTGAGACGTGTGGCCAGAGAGCTTGGAGAGAGCATCACAGATGAGGAGCTGCGCAGCATGATCGATGAGTTTGATacagacggagacggagagagtgAGTACACACAGGGAGCAGACACGGcatacatgcgcacacacactcacacacattcagCTTAATAACCATCCATTTCAAATGTAAAAGTGATGTTCAAAACAaagttttctctctctttctcccagtaaACCAGGGGGAGTTTGTTTCCATAATGACTGGAGACTCCTGATTAGTGAGCAGCTGCTTTGGGGGCTTGGCTAGGAGGCTGAGGCTGTATATTCACTGTGGGATGGATGGGTCCCCCAGGTCACTGAGGAACTTCTGGAGAGGTTaccttgtctcctttccttcatctaAACTGACTTAAAATATCTggccaggtgaaggagaggaggtaaGGAAGCCACTGTAGTCTATTTGGACTCATCGTCTGGCCCAGTAGCACTGCTTTGGTTCTTGTCTTTTTTTTATAAGTCTGATCCAACTACAACTATAGATAGtgtatgttattttatttttagtaCGGATCTTTCAAATGCAAATGGTATCCCCCCCAAAAAGAAGATTTGCTTGCTGTGATTTATGTTTGTTCCCTACAGAAAACTGTAGaggttatattacaggtcatctCTCTGAAACATTCCAGGTAAACTTCAGTTTTCAATAGTATTTCTGGATGGTGGTTTAAACAGCAAATACAAACAGGTTATACACTCCCACATTTTGTAGTTTAAtagaacattttatttgattattaCCTTGTTTCTTTGTGTTATTTATTTGACATAATAAACCAAATTTGACTGACGTCTGCTCTTAACCTCTGTTATGGTCTGTAATCTCTTGACAAAATGGGTGCAGACTTCACACTGATGCAACAGGCTGGTCTATCTGGCAGTATGTGACGGTCTGCTGTTGATCCAGGTGCAGACTTCACACTGATGCAACAGGCTGGTCTATCTGGCAGTATGTGACGGTCTGCTGTTGATCCAGGTGCAGACTTCACACTGATGCAACAGGCTGGTCTATCTGGCAGTATGTGCTGGTCTATCTGGCAGTATGTGACGGTCTGCTGTTGATCCAGGTGCAGACTTCACACTGATGCAACAGGCTGGTCTATCTGGCAGTATGTGACGGTCTGCTGTTGATCCAGGTGCAGACTTCACACTGATGCAACAGGCTGGTCTATCTGGCAGTATGTGACGGTCTGCTGTTGATCTGGCAGTATGATGCAACAGGCTGGTCTGCTGTTGATCCAGGTGCAGACTTCACACTGATGCAACAGGCTGGTCTATCTGGCAGTATGTGACGGTCTGCTGTTGATCCAGGTGCAGACTTCACACTGATGCAACATCTGGCAGTATGGTCGGTCTCTGGCAGACTTATGATGCAACAGGCTGGTCTATCTGGCAGTATGTGACGGTCTGCTGTTGATCCAGGTGCAGACTTCACACTGATGCAACAGGCTGGTCTATCTGGCAGTATGTGCTGGTCTATCTGGCAGTATGTGACGGTCTGCTGTTGATCCAGGTGCAGACTTCACACTGATGCAACAGGCTGGTCTATCTGGCAGTATGATGCAACAGGCGGTCTGCTGTTGAGGCTGGTCTATCTGGCAGTATGTGACGGTCTGCTGTTGATCCCGGTGCAGACTTCACACTGATGCAACAGGCTGGTCTATCTGGCAGTATGTGACTGTCTGCTGTTGATCCAGGTGCAGACTTCACACTGATGCAACAGGCTGGTCTATCTGGCAGTATGTGACGGTCTGCTGTTGATCCAGGTGCAGACTTCACACTGATGCAACAGGCTGGTCTATCTGGCAGTATGTGACGGTCTGCTGTTCATCCAGGTGCAGACTTCACACTGATGCAACAGGCTGGTCTATCTGGCAGTATGTGACGGTCTGCTGTTGATCCAGGTGCAGACTTCACACTGATGCAACAGGCTGGTCTATCTGGCAGTATGTGACAGTCTGCTGTTGATCCAGGTGCAGACTTCACACTGATGCAACAGGCTGGTCTATCTGGCAGTATGTGACGCTGTGATCCTGCTGCAACAGGCTGGTCTATCTGATCCAGCTGTGCAGACTTCACACTGATGCAACAGGCTGGTCTATCTGGCAGTATGTGACGGTCTGCTGTTGTGACTTTCAATCACgagagagaggtgttgtattTCTCAAACACTGCATTGGACAAGATCATTAATTGACTTACCATATACACACTGCTGATGAGTGAGGTGAGGCAAGAACCCCTGTAACATCATCTATCATACCTGTTAAGTAAAGATGAGTTACAATAAACTTGAACTTGAAAGGAAGCCTTGTTGGAGAGCTTATACAGTGAAAGACATGATACTGAGAGCTCAACTGTCTCTCAGCAGAATGCTCCCTCTCATTTTGGTTTCATACAAAACCCCAGGCAGGCTGGTTTTAGATG includes:
- the LOC115119068 gene encoding centrin-3-like, whose product is MMSLSLRTELAVDKTKRKKRRELTEEQKLEIKEAFELFDTDKDKEIDYHELKVAMRALGFEVKKVDVLKILKDYNREGNGKITFDDFNEVVTDRMLQRDPKEEILKAFKLFDDDDSGRISMRNLRRVARELGESITDEELRSMIDEFDTDGDGEINQGEFVSIMTGDS